The sequence below is a genomic window from Nitrospirota bacterium.
AAGAAGCTCAATCCAAAAGGGGTGAAGGAGATCCAGATCATCAGCGCCTCCGACAGGATCGTGGCGAGCTCAAATCCCAAAGACATCGGGAAGTGGATCACAAAAAGCCAGAAGACCCTCATGGTCAAGGCGGACATCGGCCAGCCTGTTTCAGGAGAAGGGCAGGTATACACGGTCATCATCCCGGTCATCTCAGGAGACAAGCACCTTGGCTATATAAATCTCACTCTCAATACCGAGGATTTTTCGGTCTTCCAGCATACAAGTATAATCAGAAGGATCGTGGCGGCCTTGCTGATATTCGGCATCGGGATAATACTCGCAGTATTTCTTGCAACGAGGTACACAAAACCCATTGACGAGGTTGTAAACGCGGCCAGGCAGGTGGCGTCAGGCAACCTCGACCAGGAGCTGAGCACAAAAAGGAAGGATGAAATAGGAGAGCTTTCACGCAGCTTTAATTATATGGTTGAGAAACTCAGGGAGGAGCGCGAGCTCAAGGAGAAATTGAGAAAGGCCGAACACCTTGCCGGCATCGGGCAGGTCGCGCAGAACATCGCGCATGAGATAAAGAACCCCCTGAACTTCATCAGCCTTTCCATCGACCATATGAGAGAGCGCTACAAACCGTGCAACCCTGCTGATATAGAAAAGTATGATTCGCTCGTGCTGAACATGAAGAACGAGATCCAGCGTCTCAGTAAATTTGCGGAGAGGTTCCTTCATTACGGCAAACCGTTCGAACTCAATATCCACAAATCGGACATCGGGAAGATAATCGAAGAGGTCCTCGAACTCGTCTCTGCAAAAGCGAAGGAAGGGAACATCTCAATCATAAAAGAATACAGACTCCTGCCTGAGCTGTATGTGGACCCGGAGTTCATCAAGACCTGCATATACAACATCATCATCAACGCCTTTGAGGCCATGCCTGACGGCGGATCGCTTTCCATCAAGACAGGCAAGTCCGACTCAAGGTTCTCGCTCGTCATTGACGATACGGGGACCGGGATCCCCGAAGAGCAGATCGCAAAGGTCTTTGAGCCGTTCTTTACTACAAAGAGCAAGGGGCTCGGACTTGGCCTTTCACTCACAAAAAGGATAATAGAAGAACACGGCGGCAAGGTGACGTTTGCCCGTAAAGAGATGAGAGGCAGCGTTGTCACTATCCTTCTGCCGCTGGACAAGGAGACTTAATAATGCCAGTGATACTTGTTGTCGACGATGAGCCGCTTCAGAGGGACATTTTAAAGACCATCCTCGATTCCGAAGGCTATGAGACACATACCGCCGCTTCAGGCAAAGAGGCGTTGGCTATTATCGCGGGCACACAGCCGGATGTGATACTTACCGACCTGAGAATGGAAGGCATGGACGGGATCGAGCTGCTTGATGCAATTCCCAAAACACCCTTTGAGCCTTCCATCATTATCATAACCGCGCACGGCACGATCTCCTCGGCAGTAGAGGCGGTGAGAAAGGGCGCCTTTGATTACCTGACAAAACCTCTCAATAAGGACACTCTCCTTTTGAACGTTCGCAGGGCGGTTGAACGGGCGACCCTGCTGAGGGAGAACATTCATTTGCAGAAAGAGCTTTTCAAGAAATTCAACATAGAGGGAATAGTCGGCAAGTCCCCGAAGATGCAGACAGTGCTGGAGGTCCTGAAAAAGGTGGCGCCTTCTGCCGTGACAGTGCTCATCAGGGGGGAAAGCGGCACAGGGAAAGAGCTTGTAGCAAGGGCCATCCATTATAACAGCCCGAGGCGCACAAAACCCTTTACAGCGATCAACTGCGCGGCCATCCCCGACAACCTTTTTGAAAGCGAACTCTTCGGCTACGAGGCCGGCGCGTTCACCGGGGCCGTCGCGAGAAAGGACGGCCTGTTTAAAATAACTGACACCGGCACGCTGTTTCTCGATGAGATAGGAGACCTCTCTTTGCCGATGCAGTCGAAACTCCTTCGCGTGCTTCAGGACAAAGAGATAAGAAGGGTTGGCGGCAAAGAGTCGATAAAGGTGGACGTGCGGATCATCGCGGCCACAAACAAGGACCTTGAGAAAGAACTCGCCGCGGGGACTTTCAGGGAAGACCTTTTTTACAGGCTCAAGATAGTCAACATCGGACTTCCGCCCCTGAGAGAAAGGGCGGACGACATACCGGAACTCGCGAGGTTTTTCATTAATAAATACAACAAGGAGTTCGGCAGAAGAATAAAAGCAATCGAGCCTGCCGCCCTGAAGATGCTCAGCGAATATCACTGGCCCGGTAATATCCGCCAGCTTGAGACGGCCATAGAGCGCGCGGTGCTGATGAATGATAAGGACACGATAACGGTCAGCGACATTAAAAATGAATTGTGGACAGGCCAGTTAAAAACTTCATTCGACCTTGATATCCCCGACGAGGGAATGGACTTTGAAAATCTCGAAAAGGAGCTCATCAAAAAGGCGATGGCAAAGGCAAACGGCGTTGCAACAAAGGCCGCCAAATTCCTCGGGATGAGCTACAAGACCTTTTTGTACAGGATGGAAAAGTTCAGCCTCAACGACTATTCAACAAAGAAGAGCGAGTAGAGCGCCGCTTACTGTTGCGCTTCTGCTCTTTTGCACTTTCATGTGCATGAGCACGGGATCTCGGATTATTACGTGGTAAAACGCCCCTTCAAACTCTATCCTCGGTTTCCTTGCCATGCGTCACCTTAGCAGGGCACACTCTCAAATGTCAATAGACAAGTCTGACCCCGTTAGTCCCCGGGTCGAATAAGAATATTGGTTATCAAGTATAACGAAAGTAAGCATTGACCGGAAGACAAAAATAACGGGACTTCCGTTCCGGTTTAAGCCCTCATCCCTGAATCAACAGGATTCCTGCGTCTCAAAACAGGCAGAGTATGAAAATATTTTTATTTTTTATAAAAAAATACTTGACAACGTGGGAAGTAGTCCTGATCACTGACGAGTGCCATGTAAGACGTTAAAGAGCATGAAACTGATTTGCACATCTCAAATCACTGCTCATCTGTAAAAGCGTCCTGTGGCACTCGTTCACGTGCATCTGATTGTTAGGGCCTTATTATGTGTGAGCCCCGAATAAATTTCTCTGTATTGTTATACTTGTCTGCATATAAATTGCCTGCTTCTATCTTCATCTCAGATAGAGCTTCTAAGTAAATATTCTCACCGTTTATATCACTGTTACTGAACGCAAAAGCATATACATTATCTGGTTCAGAATGAGTAATAACTCCAGGAATATCGACTTCCCGGTAATGTAATCTTCGAGTAAGACTTAGTTCTGTATTCTCGAACCTTCTGAATATGTTCGGAGTAAGAATAAAGCCTAACCAATTTTGCTTTTCACCATATTCGTATGCATCAATGAGTGCCTCACCTAAGAATATATTTTTTTCTCTTTGAGAATATAACTTACCAATGGTCATAGCTCCACGTACAGGAATATAATGGAGAATAAGTTTTTGGAAGAAATGCCTGGATGCTTGTTCCACTAAAGCAAAATCTTGATTGCTATCTGATTGT
It includes:
- a CDS encoding HAMP domain-containing protein — encoded protein: MNRFKQFLLKPSLNKRLVVMMLFLSLSLISILVFLYYQTEKVLYNEFERQTSELSKAIQLGLEEVAKGGLSEKRLEKYLKKLNPKGVKEIQIISASDRIVASSNPKDIGKWITKSQKTLMVKADIGQPVSGEGQVYTVIIPVISGDKHLGYINLTLNTEDFSVFQHTSIIRRIVAALLIFGIGIILAVFLATRYTKPIDEVVNAARQVASGNLDQELSTKRKDEIGELSRSFNYMVEKLREERELKEKLRKAEHLAGIGQVAQNIAHEIKNPLNFISLSIDHMRERYKPCNPADIEKYDSLVLNMKNEIQRLSKFAERFLHYGKPFELNIHKSDIGKIIEEVLELVSAKAKEGNISIIKEYRLLPELYVDPEFIKTCIYNIIINAFEAMPDGGSLSIKTGKSDSRFSLVIDDTGTGIPEEQIAKVFEPFFTTKSKGLGLGLSLTKRIIEEHGGKVTFARKEMRGSVVTILLPLDKET
- a CDS encoding sigma-54-dependent Fis family transcriptional regulator, producing MPVILVVDDEPLQRDILKTILDSEGYETHTAASGKEALAIIAGTQPDVILTDLRMEGMDGIELLDAIPKTPFEPSIIIITAHGTISSAVEAVRKGAFDYLTKPLNKDTLLLNVRRAVERATLLRENIHLQKELFKKFNIEGIVGKSPKMQTVLEVLKKVAPSAVTVLIRGESGTGKELVARAIHYNSPRRTKPFTAINCAAIPDNLFESELFGYEAGAFTGAVARKDGLFKITDTGTLFLDEIGDLSLPMQSKLLRVLQDKEIRRVGGKESIKVDVRIIAATNKDLEKELAAGTFREDLFYRLKIVNIGLPPLRERADDIPELARFFINKYNKEFGRRIKAIEPAALKMLSEYHWPGNIRQLETAIERAVLMNDKDTITVSDIKNELWTGQLKTSFDLDIPDEGMDFENLEKELIKKAMAKANGVATKAAKFLGMSYKTFLYRMEKFSLNDYSTKKSE